From Microcystis aeruginosa NIES-2549, a single genomic window includes:
- a CDS encoding IS607 family transposase, with translation MSKLTISEAAKLKGVSVSTLRRWESEGKLIPERTANGHRRYTVSQLLGVKENLSYTVGYCRVSSHDQKKDLERQKEVVELFCAQNGWQVEIIDDLGSGLNYNKKGLKRLIRLIVDSKVERLVLTHKDRLLRFGSELIFSLCEQFGTEVVIINRTEDSTFEEDLAPDVLEIITVFSARLYGSRSHKNRKIVEELRDVATRIQD, from the coding sequence ATGAGTAAGTTGACCATATCAGAAGCGGCTAAATTAAAAGGTGTAAGCGTATCGACATTAAGACGTTGGGAGTCTGAAGGTAAACTAATACCAGAAAGAACTGCTAACGGGCATCGACGTTATACCGTCTCTCAGTTGCTTGGAGTAAAAGAGAATCTTTCCTATACTGTTGGCTATTGTCGCGTTTCTAGTCATGATCAAAAGAAAGATTTAGAACGTCAAAAAGAAGTTGTCGAACTGTTTTGCGCTCAAAACGGTTGGCAAGTTGAAATTATAGACGACTTAGGTTCAGGACTTAACTACAACAAAAAAGGATTAAAGCGATTAATTCGATTGATTGTTGATAGTAAAGTAGAGAGATTGGTCTTAACTCATAAGGATAGATTACTTAGATTTGGTAGTGAACTAATCTTTAGTCTGTGTGAGCAATTCGGAACTGAAGTTGTCATTATCAATCGAACTGAAGACAGTACATTTGAGGAGGATTTAGCGCCAGATGTCTTAGAAATTATTACGGTATTTTCCGCTAGATTGTATGGCTCTAGAAGCCATAAAAATAGAAAAATCGTAGAGGAGTTAAGAGACGTTGCTACTAGGATTCAAGACTGA
- a CDS encoding PEP-CTERM sorting domain-containing protein (PEP-CTERM proteins occur, often in large numbers, in the proteomes of bacteria that also encode an exosortase, a predicted intramembrane cysteine proteinase. The presence of a PEP-CTERM domain at a protein's C-terminus predicts cleavage within the sorting domain, followed by covalent anchoring to some some component of the (usually Gram-negative) cell surface. Many PEP-CTERM proteins exhibit an unusual sequence composition that includes large numbers of potential glycosylation sites. Expression of one such protein has been shown restore the ability of a bacterium to form floc, a type of biofilm.): MSLKTSLAVATTAIGLTILASPAQAALFSFSYTFNNPFSSPTADTPVTVTGTLTGTATGNIVDVTQVTPLSLSYAETTLNWTDFDSYSNAFSSSGAPAKVSFDGSVMDIVFGSDTGWSEYFGFGPSAIDPANGLVFNSLFAAAPLDALDTDAEDTPFVPTALTWQLQLVPEPGSVVALLGLGLGALASKVIKKG; the protein is encoded by the coding sequence ATGTCCTTAAAAACCTCTTTAGCCGTTGCCACTACCGCCATCGGCTTAACCATCTTGGCTTCTCCTGCCCAAGCTGCCCTGTTCTCTTTCTCCTACACTTTCAATAACCCATTCTCATCACCAACAGCTGATACTCCAGTAACTGTCACGGGAACACTGACAGGAACAGCTACAGGGAATATTGTGGATGTCACTCAAGTAACCCCGCTATCGCTCTCCTATGCCGAAACTACGCTTAACTGGACTGATTTCGATTCCTACAGTAATGCGTTTTCTAGTAGCGGTGCCCCTGCTAAGGTTAGTTTCGATGGTTCAGTGATGGATATTGTCTTTGGTTCTGACACTGGTTGGTCTGAGTATTTTGGCTTTGGCCCTAGTGCTATCGACCCTGCGAATGGCTTGGTTTTTAATTCTTTGTTTGCTGCTGCGCCACTTGATGCTCTTGACACAGACGCTGAAGATACCCCATTTGTGCCTACTGCTCTAACGTGGCAGTTACAACTCGTCCCGGAACCGGGTAGCGTTGTTGCCTTATTGGGGTTAGGGTTGGGTGCCTTGGCTTCTAAAGTTATCAAAAAAGGTTAA